A region from the Volucribacter amazonae genome encodes:
- the xerC gene encoding tyrosine recombinase XerC: MQQWLQKYWDYLRIERQVSPHTLANYQRQLTWIVALLQQQGIEQWQQVTPSVVRFILTQSHQAGLKPKSLALRLSALRQFLSYLVWQGELSVNPATGISPPKPAKHLPKNLEAEQIQQLLDDQSNEPIDLRDRAIMELMYSAGLRLSELQGLDLQSINTRVREVRVIGKGNKERILPFGRYASYAIQQWLKVRPLFNPQDNALFVSQVGKRISHRSIQKRLEKWGMKQGLNSHLNPHKLRHSFATHMLEASADLRAVQELLGHANLSTTQIYTHLNFQHLAAVYDSAHPRAKKK; the protein is encoded by the coding sequence ATGCAACAGTGGTTACAAAAATATTGGGATTACCTGCGGATTGAACGCCAAGTTAGCCCTCATACTTTGGCAAACTATCAGCGTCAGCTTACTTGGATCGTGGCTTTATTGCAACAGCAAGGCATTGAGCAATGGCAACAAGTGACGCCGAGTGTGGTGCGTTTTATTTTAACACAAAGCCACCAAGCGGGGTTAAAGCCAAAGAGTTTGGCATTGCGTTTATCGGCATTACGCCAATTTTTAAGTTATTTAGTATGGCAAGGGGAATTATCCGTTAATCCAGCCACAGGCATTTCCCCGCCCAAGCCTGCAAAACATTTACCCAAAAATCTTGAGGCGGAGCAGATACAACAGTTACTTGATGATCAAAGCAACGAACCCATTGATTTACGTGATCGTGCAATAATGGAATTAATGTATAGTGCGGGGTTACGTTTATCGGAATTGCAAGGCTTGGATCTGCAAAGTATTAATACCAGAGTGCGTGAAGTGCGAGTAATTGGAAAAGGTAATAAAGAACGCATTTTGCCCTTTGGGCGATACGCCAGCTATGCGATCCAACAATGGCTAAAGGTACGTCCCTTATTTAATCCGCAGGATAATGCCTTATTTGTGAGCCAAGTGGGCAAGCGGATTTCTCATCGGAGTATTCAAAAACGCTTGGAAAAATGGGGAATGAAACAAGGATTAAATAGCCATTTAAATCCCCATAAATTACGCCATTCTTTTGCTACGCATATGCTTGAGGCAAGTGCCGATTTGCGTGCAGTACAAGAATTATTAGGACACGCCAATTTATCTACCACCCAAATTTATACCCATTTAAACTTTCAGCATTTGGCGGCGGTGTATGATTCAGCACACCCAAGGGCGAAAAAGAAATAA
- the yigB gene encoding 5-amino-6-(5-phospho-D-ribitylamino)uracil phosphatase YigB, with product MRFYRRLSEFKLISFDLDDTLYDNRPVIIQAEQAFVDYLAQRSGIAQVNLSYWQYWKQQIAQQNPLLCENVVQWRREILRQLLLAHQRSAVDIEKIIADCLQEFVQWRHQIQLPKQSIEVLNQLAQKYPLVALTNGNVEPSKIGLNQFDLVLRGGEHGRAKPHQDLFQQACDNFHIAPQQLLHIGDNLLTDIQGAIQAGCQAVWLNNENTPLIQQPQARLLPTLEISQLSQLLALLD from the coding sequence ATGCGTTTTTATCGGAGATTAAGTGAGTTTAAATTAATCAGCTTTGATCTTGATGATACCTTATATGATAACCGCCCTGTCATCATTCAGGCAGAACAGGCTTTTGTGGATTATCTTGCTCAACGTAGCGGTATTGCTCAAGTGAATTTAAGCTATTGGCAATATTGGAAACAACAAATAGCACAACAAAATCCCTTATTATGTGAAAATGTGGTGCAATGGCGGCGTGAAATCTTACGCCAATTATTGCTTGCACATCAACGAAGTGCGGTGGATATTGAAAAAATTATTGCCGATTGTTTGCAGGAATTCGTGCAGTGGCGACATCAAATTCAACTTCCCAAGCAAAGCATTGAGGTACTTAATCAATTAGCACAAAAATACCCACTTGTAGCCTTAACCAATGGCAATGTTGAGCCGAGCAAGATTGGTTTAAACCAATTTGATTTAGTATTGCGTGGTGGCGAGCATGGGCGAGCCAAACCTCATCAAGATTTATTTCAGCAAGCCTGCGATAATTTTCATATTGCCCCACAACAACTCTTGCATATTGGTGATAATCTCTTAACGGATATACAAGGGGCAATTCAAGCAGGTTGCCAAGCCGTATGGCTAAATAATGAAAATACCCCATTAATACAACAACCTCAAGCGAGGTTATTGCCAACCTTAGAAATTAGCCAACTTAGCCAATTATTGGCATTGCTAGATTAA
- the folB gene encoding dihydroneopterin aldolase → MQDRIFIEGLTVFAQIGIYDWEQQIKQTLIFDLEMAWDSRKAGESDDVNHCLNYAEVSQFIIDYVESKPFLLLERVANEVAQQLQQQFQIPWLRLKLSKPKAVAQARNVGIIIERGNCA, encoded by the coding sequence ATGCAAGATCGTATTTTTATTGAAGGCTTAACCGTCTTTGCCCAAATTGGGATTTATGATTGGGAACAACAAATTAAACAAACATTAATTTTTGATCTTGAAATGGCATGGGATAGCCGTAAAGCAGGGGAAAGCGATGATGTGAATCATTGTTTAAATTATGCGGAAGTAAGCCAATTTATTATTGATTATGTTGAAAGCAAACCTTTTTTATTGCTTGAACGGGTTGCCAATGAAGTAGCACAGCAATTACAACAACAATTTCAAATCCCTTGGTTACGTTTGAAATTAAGCAAACCTAAAGCCGTAGCACAAGCCCGCAATGTGGGGATTATTATTGAACGAGGGAATTGCGCCTAA
- the plsY gene encoding glycerol-3-phosphate 1-O-acyltransferase PlsY has translation MNLFAIFYMLCAYLLGSISSAILFCHLARLPDPRTQGSQNPGATNVLRIGGKWLALAVLLCDILKGMLPVWLGYYLGLTQFELGMVALAACLGHIFPIFFKFKGGKGVATAFGAIAPIDWSVAGAMVACWLLVFLVSGYSSLSAVITALIIPFVVWWVKPEFTFPVALVCCLLIYRHHDNIQRLWRGQEDKVWNKLKWK, from the coding sequence ATGAACCTATTTGCGATCTTTTATATGTTATGTGCCTATTTATTAGGCTCAATTTCCAGTGCCATTTTATTTTGCCACCTTGCCAGATTGCCCGATCCCCGCACACAAGGTTCACAAAACCCCGGGGCAACCAATGTATTGCGCATAGGCGGAAAGTGGTTGGCTTTAGCGGTATTATTGTGCGATATATTAAAAGGTATGCTACCTGTTTGGTTAGGTTATTATTTAGGTTTAACCCAATTTGAATTAGGTATGGTGGCATTGGCGGCTTGTTTAGGTCATATTTTTCCTATTTTCTTTAAATTTAAAGGCGGAAAAGGGGTGGCAACTGCTTTTGGCGCAATCGCCCCCATAGATTGGTCTGTGGCTGGGGCTATGGTGGCTTGTTGGTTACTTGTTTTCTTAGTCAGTGGTTATTCTTCACTAAGTGCAGTGATTACCGCCTTAATTATTCCTTTTGTTGTTTGGTGGGTAAAACCCGAATTTACTTTCCCCGTGGCGCTTGTTTGTTGCCTACTCATTTACCGCCACCATGATAATATCCAGCGTTTATGGCGAGGGCAGGAAGATAAAGTGTGGAATAAGTTGAAATGGAAGTAG